From Leptotrichia sp. OH3620_COT-345, one genomic window encodes:
- a CDS encoding DUF3310 domain-containing protein: MNYGTNKHYANEYGMELNEYFKHHFNYEELAGWYTMQVLKYLVRAGKKEGESYDKDRNKALDYAGELANLSNENKLTEYTAD, encoded by the coding sequence ATGAATTATGGTACAAATAAGCACTATGCCAATGAATACGGTATGGAACTTAACGAATACTTTAAACATCATTTTAACTATGAAGAGCTTGCAGGCTGGTATACAATGCAGGTATTAAAGTATCTAGTGAGAGCTGGCAAGAAAGAGGGTGAAAGCTACGACAAAGACCGTAACAAGGCTTTAGACTATGCAGGAGAACTTGCTAACTTAAGTAACGAGAATAAGCTTACAGAATACACTGCTGACG